Sequence from the bacterium genome:
GATCACAAGGATTTTGTCATCAGGGAGAGCCTGAACAGCGGCGGAGCCACCAGGATCTCACCCGACATCGCCCTGTGCTCCGACTGTCTAAATGAGATGATGGATGCGAATGACCGGCGTTACCTGTATCCCTTCATAAACTGCACCAACTGCGGGCCGCGGTTCTCCATCATCCAAAACACCCCGTATGACCGTCCGCTGACCTCCATGGCGGGCTTTGCCATGTGTCCCGATTGTCAAAAGGAATACGACGATCCGG
This genomic interval carries:
- a CDS encoding acylphosphatase, giving the protein MNAIKININGIVQGVGFRPFIYRLAKKHGLAGWVLNSSQGVEIHVQGRAEGIDLFLSQVKSELPPQALIDAMAVFPAEPGDHKDFVIRESLNSGGATRISPDIALCSDCLNEMMDANDRRYLYPFINCTNCGPRFSIIQNTPYDRPLTSMAGFAMCPDCQKEYDDP